In one Oryza glaberrima chromosome 2, OglaRS2, whole genome shotgun sequence genomic region, the following are encoded:
- the LOC127762086 gene encoding GPN-loop GTPase QQT1, protein MVFGQVVIGPPGSGKTTYCNGMSQFLSLVGRKVAVINLDPANDALPYECAINIEDLIKLSDVMSEHSLGPNGGLVYCMDYLEKNIDWLEEKLKPLIEDHYLLFDFPGQVELFFLHSNARSIIYKLIKKLNLRLTAVHLIDAHLCCDPGKYVSALLLSLSTMLHMELPHINVLSKIDLIENYGNLAFNLNFYTDVEDLSYLQRHLDQDPRSAKYRKLTKELCDVIDDFGLVNFTTLDIQDKESVGNLVKLIDKSNGYIFSSIDSSVVEFSKIAAAPLDWDYYRTAEVQEKYMKDDEFVQKTSKTR, encoded by the exons ATGGTGTTCGGGCAGGTGGTGATCGGGCCGCCGGGCTCCGGCAAGACGACCTACTGCAACGGGATGTCCCAGTTCCTCTCCCTCGTCGGCAG GAAAGTTGCGGTTATCAATCTCGATCCTGCGAATGATGCGTTGCC ATATGAATGCGCCATAAACATTGAGGACCTCATAAAACTGAGTGATGTCATGTCTGAGCATTCGCTTGGTCCAAATGGAG GCCTTGTGTATTGCATGGATTACTTGGAGAAGAATATCGACTGGCTTGAGGAAAAGTTGAAACCTCTTATTGAAG ATCACTATCTGTTATTTGATTTCCCGGGTCAAGTGGAACTTTTCTTTCTACACTCAAATGCGAGGAGTATTATTTACAAACTTATCAAAAAGCTAAACTTGCGG CTGACTGCCGTGCACCTTATTGATGCTCATTTGTGCTGTGATCCTGGGAAGTATGTGAGTGCATTGCTTCTTTCACTGTCAACAATGCTACACATGGAGCTGCCACAcatcaatgttttgtcaaagaTTGACCTCATTGAGAACTATGGAAACTTAG CATTCAACCTCAACTTCTACACTGATGTCGAGGATCTGTCTTATTTGCAACGCCATCTAGATCAAGATCCTCGTTCTGCCAAGTACAG GAAACTTACTAAGGAGCTGTGCGATGTGATTGACGATTTTGGCTTGGTCAATTTTACAACTTTGGACATCCAG GACAAGGAAAGCGTCGGCAATCTTGTGAAATTGATTGACAAAAGCAATGGCTATATATTTTCATCTATAGACAGCAGTGTCGTTGAGTTCAGTAAAATTGCAGCAGCGCCACTTGACTGGGATTACTACAGA ACAGCAGAGGTGCAGGAGAAGTACATGAAAGACGACGAATTCGTGCAGAAGACAAGCAAGACGCGATGA
- the LOC127762084 gene encoding pentatricopeptide repeat-containing protein At2g13600-like, with product MRRLLTPPWPAAAAAAPASAAAASAVTVEAVLALLERAISAGDVRRLGAAVHALLVKTALTHHTLLSNRLVALYALLPTPAASLAAFDDLPHKNAHSYNSLLAALARGRGTLPDALRLLDGMPPASRNVVSYNTVISSLARHGRESEALRVFAQLARDRGLGQQQVAIDRFTVVSAASACAGLRDARHLRELHGAVVVSGMEVTVIMANAMVDAYSKAGRVEDARGVFDQMTIRDSVSWTSMIAGYCRASMLDDAVQVFDMMPAQDAIAWTALISGHEQNGEEEIALELFERMTGEGVVPTPFALVSCLGACAKVGLVARGKEVHGFILRRSIGSDPFNVFIHNALIDMYSKCGDMVAAMAVFDRMLERDIISWNSMVTGFSHNGQGKQSLAVFERMLKDEVQPTYVTFLAVLTACSHAGLVSDGRRILESMQDHGVEPRAEHYAAFIDALGRNRQLEEASEFIKGLSSKIGLGTTGSWGALLGACHVHGNIEIAEEVAEALFQLEPENSGRYVMLSNIYSAAGQWDDARQVRALMKGKGLRKDQAYSWIEVQRAKHMFVADDTSHHEANEIYEMLDKLFHHMFIIGGNVEELIVG from the coding sequence ATGCGCCGCCTTCTCactccgccatggccggcggcggcggcggctgctccggccagcgccgccgccgcctccgccgtcacaGTAGAGGCGGTGCTGGCCCTGCTGGAGCGCGCGATCTCCGCGGGGGACGTGCGCCGCCTCGGCGCGGCGGTGCACGCGCTCCTCGTCAAGACGGCGCTCACCCACCACACCCTCCTCTCCAACCGCCTCGTCGCGCTCTACGCGCTGCTCCCCACCCCGGCGGCATCGCTCGCCGCCTTCGACGACCTCCCGCACAAGAACGCGCACTCGTACAACTCCCTTCTGGCGGCGCTGGCCCGGGGCCGCGGCACCCTCCCCGACGCCCTCCGCCTGCTCGACGGAATGCCGCCCGCCTCCCGCAACGTCGTCTCCTACAACACCGTCATCTCGTCGCTCGCGCGTCACGGCCGCGAGTCTGAGGCGCTCCGCGTGTTCGCCCAACTGGCCAGGGACAGGGGCCTGGGGCAGCAGCAGGTGGCCATCGACCGGTTCACGGTGGTCAGCGCCGCGAGCGCGTGCGCGGGGCTCCGGGATGCGAGGCACCTCCGCGAGTTGCATGGCGCGGTGGTGGTGTCGGGTATGGAGGTGACTGTCATCATGGCCAACGCAATGGTGGACGCCTACAGCAAGGCCGGGAGGGTGGAGGATGCACGGGGGGTATTCGACCAGATGACCATCCGTGACTCGGTTTCTTGGACATCGATGATTGCAGGGTATTGCCGGGCAAGCATGCTTGACGATGCTGTGCAAGTATTCGACATGATGCCAGCGCAGGACGCCATAGCATGGACAGCACTCATCTCTGGGCATGAGCAgaatggggaggaggagatcgctCTCGAGCTTTTTGAAAGGATGACAGGTGAGGGGGTAGTGCCAACCCCCTTTGCCCTCGTGTCATGTCTGGGTGCGTGCGCCAAGGTTGGTCTTGTCGCCCGAGGGAAGGAAGTGCATGGCTTCATCTTGCGCAGGAGCATCGGTTCAGACCCTTTCAACGTTTTCATCCACAATGCCCTTATTGACATGTATTCCAAGTGCGGCGACATGGTAGCGGCCATGGCGGTGTTTGACAGGATGCTTGAGAGGGACATCATCTCTTGGAACTCCATGGTGACAGGGTTCTCGCACAATGGCCAGGGAAAGCAGTCACTTGCAGTGTTTGAGAGGATGCTTAAAGATGAAGTACAACCAACCTATGTCACTTTTCTCGCTGTCCTCACAGCTTGCAGCCATGCTGGTCTAGTCTCTGATGGCCGCCGGATTCTTGAATCAATGCAGGACCATGGTGTTGAACCAAGAGCTGAACACTACGCCGCTTTCATTGATGCTCTTGGTCGGAATCGCCAGCTGGAAGAAGCAAGTGAGTTCATCAAAGGCTTGTCCTCCAAGATCGGTCTGGGTACAACTGGGTCATGGGGGGCCCTCCTTGGTGCATGTCATGTTCATGGCAATATTGAGATCGCGGAAGAAGTTGCCGAGGCCCTGTTCCAGTTGGAGCCTGAGAACAGTGGTCGGTATGTCATGTTGTCAAACATATACTCAGCAGCAGGACAGTGGGACGATGCCCGCCAGGTCAGGGCTCTCATGAAGGGGAAAGGATTGAGGAAGGACCAAGCTTATAGTTGGATAGAGGTGCAGAGAGCAAAACACATGTTCGTCGCCGATGACACATCTCACCATGAGGCGAATGAAATATATGAGATGCTGGACAAGCTTTTTCATCACATGTTCATTATAGGGGGTAATGTTGAGGAGCTTATAGTTGGATAG
- the LOC127762087 gene encoding NAC domain-containing protein 104-like, producing MGGATNLPPGFHFFPSDEELIVHFLRRKVSLLPCHPDIIPTLLPHRYNPWELNGKALQAGNQWYFFCHLTQSRTSSNGHWSPIGVDETVRSGGRNVGLKKTLLFSIGEPSEGIRTNWIMHEYHLLDGDCVAGGSSNLTSSSSNRRSHRKRGHSSMESNNWVLCRVFESSCGSQVSFHGEGTELSCLDEVFLSLDDYDEVSLPNK from the exons ATGGGAGGAGCTACCAACTTACCTCCAGGTTTCCACTTCTTCCCCTCGGATGAAGAGCTCATCGTCCATTTCCTCCGTCGCAAGGTCTCCCTCCTCCCATGCCACCCTGACATCATCCCGACGCTGCTCCCGCATCGGTACAATCCATGGGAGCTGAATG GCAAAGCACTGCAAGCTGGGAACCAGTGGTACTTCTTCTGCCATCTAACACAAAGTAGGACCTCATCCAATGGGCACTGGAGCCCCATTGGAGTTGATGAAACAGTAAGAAGCGGCGGCCGCAATGTTGGCTTGAAGAAAACGCTGCTATTCTCCATTGGAGAGCCCTCTGAAGGCATCAGAACCAACTGGATCATGCATGAGTACCATCTGCTAGACGGGGATTGCGTCGCTGGCGGTAGCAGCAACTTGACTAGCTCGAGCTCTAACAGGAGGTCTCATAGGAAGAGAGGCCACTCAAGCATG GAGTCCAACAACTGGGTGCTGTGCCGAGTGTTCGAATCGAGCTGCGGTTCACAAGTGAGCTTCCACGGTGAGGGCACCGAGCTTTCATGCTTAGATGAGGTGTTTTTGTCACTAGATGACTACGATGAAGTAAGTTTGCCGAATAAATAG